In Fragaria vesca subsp. vesca unplaced genomic scaffold, FraVesHawaii_1.0 scf0513160_u, whole genome shotgun sequence, a single window of DNA contains:
- the LOC101299545 gene encoding protein TIFY 9-like: protein MYTPAEATVELDFLGVGMTAAMDHHPHNNQRGGGDNFSTALPKSPFQKFLERGRNFRGVQAREVNIPNLLTSEVLKSVIAARKSMAASPENAPEKPKPKPMTVFYGGSVAVFEVTPEKFESIVKLAMEEKFKAARAADRPQESKQQQLVNVDGPLNEDLPIARRKSLQRFLEKRKERLNTVSPYGCHTNNY, encoded by the exons ATGTACACACCCGCCGAGGCAACCGTCGAGCTCGATTTCTTGGGAGTCGGGATGACGGCGGCTATGGATCACCACCCCCACAACAACCAGCGAGGCGGCGGTGACAACTTCTCCACGGCCTTGCCCAAATCTCCCTTCCAGAAGTTCCTCGAACGCGGGAGAAACTTCCGAGGAGTCCAGGCCCGAGAAGTGAATATTCCAAATCTTCTAACCTCTGAGGTTCTGAAATCCGTGATTGCAGCCAGGAAATCCATGGCTGCGTCTCCGGAGAATGCCcctgaaaaaccaaaaccgaaGCCTATGACGGTTTTCTACGGCGGAAGCGTCGCTGTTTTTGAAGTCACTCCGGAGAAG TTTGAGAGCATAGTGAAGCTTGCCATggaagaaaaattcaaagctGCTAGAGCTGCAGATCGCCCACAGGagtcaaaacaacaacagcTGGTGAATGTTGACGGTCCTCTCAACGAAG ATCTGCCAATTGCTCGAAGAAAATCACTTCAGAGGTTCTTGGAGAAACGTAAAGAGAG GTTGAACACTGTGTCCCCCTATGGTTGTCACACCAACAACTACTAA
- the LOC101300116 gene encoding putative pentatricopeptide repeat-containing protein At5g13230, mitochondrial-like: MYVKAGSVNDALKVFDEMPHRNVISFVTLIQGFSESQRFAEALELFGRLHREGHELNPFVFTAVLKLLVRMGLAELVWTVHACVYKLGHGANAFVGTALIDAYSVCGDVGITRDVFDGIVCKDMVAWSGMIGCYAENGGFGEAVELFCQMRVVGFRPNNYTFSGVLKACLGLKALDHGKCVHGCVIKSCYEKDLYVGISLLDLYTTCGDVDDARRVFQEVPKNEVIPWTLMVSRYAQSNHCEEALDMFCRMRQAFVAPNEFTYASVLQVCATMESLVLGKQIHCHVVKVGLDSVVYVSNALMDVYAKCGQIENSMDLFLKSSNRNDVSWNTMIVGYVQLGDGEKALTLFSDMLRCQVQATEVTYSSALRASASLAALEPGHQIHSVTIKTIYDKDTVVGNSLIDMYAKCGSIKDARLVFDKLKQQDEVSWNAMISGYSMHGLGKEALKLFEMMQETNYKPNKLTFVGVLSACSNAGLLDQGHAYFNCMVGDYDIEPCMEHYTCMVWLLGRSGQLDKAVKLIDEIPFEPSAMVWRALLGACVIHNNVELGRISAQHVLEMDPQDEATHVLLSNLYATAKRWDNVASVRKNMKRKGVKKEPGLSWIENQGRVHYFTVGDISHPDMRLINGMLEWLKMRILKAGHVPNCNVVMLDVEDDEKERLLWVHSERLALAFALVRTPSGSLIRIIKNLRICVDCHATVKLISKVVQREIIVRDMNRFHHFQDGICSCGDYW, translated from the coding sequence ATGTATGTGAAAGCTGGTTCAGTCAACGATGCACTCAAGGTGTTCGACGAAATGCCCCACAGAAATGTGATTTCTTTTGTCACCTTAATCCAGGGGTTTTCGGAGTCTCAGCGTTTCGCTGAGGCTTTAGAGTTGTTTGGAAGGTTGCATAGAGAAGGCCACGAGCTGAACCCGTTTGTGTTTACCGCTGTTTTGAAGTTGCTTGTGAGGATGGGACTGGCTGAGCTGGTTTGGACTGTCCATGCTTGTGTTTATAAGCTCGGACACGGCGCCAATGCCTTTGTCGGCACTGCTCTTATTGATGCTTACTCTGTTTGCGGCGATGTTGGTATTACTAGGGATGTGTTTGATGGGATTGTTTGTAAGGATATGGTAGCTTGGTCCGGGATGATAGGGTGCTATGCTGAGAATGGCGGTTTTGGAGAGGCGGTTGAGCTCTTCTGTCAAATGAGGGTGGTTGGGTTCAGGCCTAATAATTATACTTTTAGCGGTGTGCTTAAGGCCTGTCTCGGGTTAAAGGCGCTGGATCACGGGAAGTGTGTTCATGGATGTGTGATAAAATCATGTTACGAAAAGGACCTGTATGTGGGGATTTCTTTGCTTGATTTGTACACCACATGTGGAGATGTTGATGATGCTCGGAGGGTGTTTCAAGAGGTGCCCAAAAATGAAGTGATTCCTTGGACTCTCATGGTTTCGCGGTACGCTCAGAGTAACCACTGTGAAGAGGCGCTGGACATGTTCTGTCGGATGAGGCAAGCTTTTGTTGCTCCCAATGAGTTTACGTATGCTAGTGTGCTGCAAGTTTGTGCAACCATGGAGAGTTTAGTTTTGGGGAAGCAAATCCATTGTCACGTAGTCAAGGTTGGTCTTGACTCAGTTGTGTATGTTTCAAATGCCCTCATGGATGTCTATGCTAAATGTGGACAGATAGAAAACTCGATGGACCTTTTTCTTAAATCATCAAACAGAAATGATGTATCTTGGAACACAATGATTGTTGGTTATGTCCAGTTAGGTGATGGGGAGAAGGCGTTGACTTTGTTTTCAGATATGCTTAGATGCCAAGTGCAAGCCACAGAAGTGACGTACTCCAGTGCTCTCCGTGCTTCCGCTAGCCTAGCAGCGTTGGAGCCAGGACATCAGATTCATTCAGTGacaatcaaaaccatatatgaCAAGGATACTGTAGTTGGTAATTCTTTGATAGACATGTATGCCAAGTGTGGGAGCATCAAAGATGCCCGCTTGGTGTTCGATAAGTTGAAGCAACAAGATGAAGTTTCATGGAATGCAATGATCTCAGGATATTCTATGCACGGTCTTGGTAAGGAGGCTCTAAAACTTTTTGAAATGATGCaggaaacaaattacaaaccaaacaagttaACCTTTGTTGGTGTCCTATCGGCATGCAGCAATGCAGGACTGTTAGACCAAGGACATGCTTATTTTAATTGTATGGTAGGGGACTACGACATAGAACCATGCATGGAGCACTATACTTGTATGGTCTGGCTTCTGGGGAGGTCAGGCCAGCTTGATAAGGCTGTGAAGTTGATTGACGAAATCCCATTTGAACCTAGTGCTATGGTATGGCGTGCTTTGCTTGGAGCTTGTGTTATCCATAATAATGTTGAGCTTGGAAGGATTTCTGCCCAGCATGTGCTCGAAATGGATCCACAAGATGAGGCTACACATGTGTTGTTGTCAAACTTATATGCCACTGCAAAGAGGTGGGATAATGTGGCTTCTGTTagaaaaaacatgaaaaggaAAGGAGTAAAGAAGGAGCCGGGCCTAAGTTGGATTGAGAACCAGGGCAGAGTTCATTATTTCACCGTGGGTGATATTTCACATCCTGACATGAGACTGATCAATGGGATGCTGGAATGGTTGAAAATGAGAATCTTGAAGGCAGGTCATGTTCCCAATTGTAATGTTGTTATGCTTGATGTTGAGGATGATGAAAAGGAGCGCCTCTTGTGGGTACACAGTGAAAGATTAGCTCTAGCATTTGCGCTGGTTAGAACTCCATCTGGGAGCCTCATTCGTATCATTAAAAATCTACGGATATGTGTAGACTGCCATGCCACAGTGAAGTTAATATCAAAGGTCGTGCAGCGTGAAATTATTGTTAGAGATATGAATCGGTTCCATCACTTTCAGGATGGGATTTGCTCCTGTGGTGATTACTGgtga
- the LOC101299828 gene encoding 40S ribosomal protein S27-2-like — MVLQNDIDLLHPPAELEKRKHKLKRLVQTPNSFFMDVKCQGCFNITTVFSHSQTVVVCGNCQTVLCQPTGGRARLTEGCSFRKKGD; from the exons ATG GTGCTTCAGAACGATATCGATTTGCTTCACCCACCGGCTGAGCTCGAGAAGAGGAAGCACAAGCTCAAGCGTCTCGTGCAGACCCCCAACTCTTTCTTCATG GATGTCAAGTGCCAAGGTTGCTTCAACAT TACGACTGTGTTCAGTCACTCCCAAACAGTTGTGGTGTGCGGTAATTGCCAGACTGTGCTTTGCCAGCCGACCGGTGGCCGTGCCAGACTGACTGAGGGTTGCTCTTTCCGAAAGAAGGGAGATTGA
- the LOC101311350 gene encoding uncharacterized protein L728-like, protein MAPPSLLGPPELHKPSPATAPPPQPDSKPDTGEPFVDLMVENFNELDTNEKHDLPMGLTENNSATFLSTGNPCLDLFFHVVPDTPADYLREQLPKAWERDALTTLKLICNLRGVRGTGKSDKEGFHTAAVWLHNHHPKTLACNLATFAEFGYFKDLPEFLYRLLEGEDVRKKQKEEWRQKKRASGSKRRKSGREEGSDGEKKRIKSEVPKEEREKKAKEWQMGQKAKASVLKKEKKIAMAKKAVGRYDRDPDFRFLHDRVSDLFAECLKSDTENLNSNNLKNITLAAKWCPSTDSSFDRATLICESIAKKIFPRESNKEYEGMEESHYAYRVRDRLRKEVLVPLRKALELPEIFMGANEWGKIPYNRVASVAMKLYKDKFKKHDEERFNKYLEDVKAGKAKIAAGALLPHEIIGSLNDGEDDKGEVAELQWKRMVDDMLTLGKMKNCLAVCDVSGSMSGTPMEVSVALGLLVSELSEDPWKGLVVTFSESPQLHLVQGESLKEKTDFVREMDWGMNTDFQKVFDLVLKVAVKGCLKPEHMVKRVFVFSDMEFDEASANNWETDYEMIEKKFRQAGYGDAIPQLVFWNLRHSRSIPVPGNQKGTALLSGFSKNLLKLFMDNDGEVQPDKFMDLAIAGPEYQKLVVLD, encoded by the coding sequence ATGGCTCCTCCTAGTCTTCTCGGTCCTCCAGAGCTCCACAAACCCTCACCCGCCACCGCTCCGCCGCCCCAACCCGACTCCAAACCCGACACCggcgaacccttcgtcgaccTCATGGTGGAGAATTTCAACGAATTGGACACCAACGAGAAGCACGACCTCCCTATGGGCCTGACGGAGAACAACTCGGCGACGTTTCTCTCCACCGGCAACCCCTGCCTCGACCTCTTCTTCCACGTCGTCCCGGACACTCCGGCCGACTACCTCCGCGAGCAGCTCCCCAAGGCGTGGGAGCGCGACGCGCTCACCACGCTCAAGCTCATCTGCAACCTCCGCGGCGTTCGCGGCACCGGGAAATCCGACAAGGAAGGCTTCCACACGGCGGCGGTGTGGCTCCACAACCACCACCCCAAAACCCTCGCCTGCAACCTCGCCACCTTCGCCGAGTTCGGCTACTTCAAGGACCTCCCGGAGTTCCTCTACCGCCTCCTGGAGGGCGAGGACGTGCGGAAGAAGCAAAAAGAGGAGTGGCGGCAGAAGAAACGCGCCTCCGGGTCGAAGCGGCGCAAGTCGGGTCGGGAAGAAGGATCCGACGGCgagaagaagagaatcaaGAGCGAGGTGCcgaaagaggagagagaaaagaaagccAAGGAGTGGCAGATGGGGCAGAAGGCCAAGGCGAGCGTgctgaagaaggagaagaagatcgcCATGGCCAAGAAAGCCGTCGGCCGTTACGATCGCGACCCGGATTTCCGGTTCCTCCACGACCGGGTCTCGGATCTTTTCGCCGAGTGCTTGAAATCCGATACGGAAAATCTCAACTCCAATAACCTCAAGAACATTACCCTCGCCGCGAAATGGTGCCCTTCCACCGACTCGTCGTTCGATCGGGCCACTCTGATCTGCGAGAGCATCGCCAAGAAGATTTTCCCGCGTGAATCGAATAAAGAGTACGAAGGAATGGAGGAGTCGCATTATGCTTACAGAGTGAGGGACCGGCTGAGGAAGGAGGTGCTGGTGCCGCTGAGGAAGGCGTTGGAGCTGCCGGAGATTTTCATGGGGGCAAACGAGTGGGGGAAGATTCCGTACAACAGGGTGGCCTCGGTGGCGATGAAGCTCTACAAGGACAAGTTCAAGAAGCACGATGAGGAGAGGTTTAATAAGTACTTGGAGGATGTGAAAGCCGGGAAGGCCAAGATCGCCGCCGGAGCTCTGCTTCCGCATGAGATCATAGGGTCTTTGAACGACGGTGAGGATGACAAGGGGGAGGTGGCGGAGCTGCAGTGGAAGAGAATGGTGGATGATATGTTGACATTGGGGAAGATGAAGAATTGTTTGGCTGTTTGTGATGTGAGTGGGAGCATGAGTGGGACGCCGATGGAGGTTTCGGTTGCGCTGGGGCTGCTGGTTTCGGAGTTGAGTGAGGACCCGTGGAAAGGGCTGGTGGTGACTTTCAGTGAGAGTCCGCAGCTGCATTTGGTGCAGGGGGAGAGTCTGAAGGAGAAGACTGATTTCGTAAGGGAGATGGATTGGGGGATGAACACTGATTTCCAGAAggtgtttgatttggttcTCAAAGTGGCTGTCAAGGGGTGTTTGAAGCCGGAGCATATGGTGAAGAGGGTGTTTGTGTTCAGTGACATGGAGTTTGATGAGGCTTCGGCGAATAACTGGGAGACAGATTATGAGATGATTGAGAAGAAGTTTAGGCAGGCCGGGTATGGGGATGCGATTCCGCAGTTGGTGTTTTGGAATCTGAGGCACTCCAGGTCTATTCCTGTGCCTGGGAATCAGAAAGGGACTGCTCTGCTTAGTGGCTTCTCTAAGAACTTGCTCAAGCTTTTTATGGATAATGATGGGGAGGTTCAGCCGGATAAGTTCATGGATTTGGCCATTGCTGGACCTGAGTATCAGAAGCTGGTTGTGCTGGACTGA